DNA from Aggregicoccus sp. 17bor-14:
CGAAGCGGCCCTCTTCAAGCGGCTGCCGGGCCCCATTCCGGATGAGGCGCGGCGGCGAGCCGTCGAGGCGGCCCTGGGCGCGCTGCTGAAGCAGGGGCGCACCTGGAGCGCAGGGCAGCTGTCGCGCGCGCTGGAGGCCCACGGCATCCACCTGGGCCCGCGCCAGGTGCGCCGCTACCTCGTCGGCTTCAACGCCAGCTGGCGGCGCACCAAGATGAGCCTCGCGCACCGGCAGGACAAAGAGGCCGTCGCGCGCGCCCGCGCGCAGCTGCTGCGGCTCAAAAAAAGGCCCGCGCAGGGCGCATAGACCTCCTCTACCTCGATGAGTGCGGCTTCAGTCCCACCCAGCCCACCGGCTACAGCTGGGCGCTGCGCGGCACGCGCAAGCTGGTGCGCTTCGAGAACCCCGTGCGCCGCCGCGTCAACGCCCTCGTGGCCTACCGCCCACTGGGCCTTCGCCCCGGCCTGCGCTACCGCGTGCAGCCGCGCACCCTGACGGCCGACGACGTGGTGGGGCTGCTGCGCAGACTCCCCTCGGGCACGCGCCCGTGCGTCGTGGTGCTCGACAACGTGGGCATCCACGTGGCGAACCGGGTGCGCAAGGCGGCGCGCGCCCTGCGCCACCGGGGCCTCACTCTCTTCTACCTGCCTGCCTACTCGCCCGAGCTCAACGACGTCGAGGCGGTGCTGGAGGTACTCAAGGGCTACGAGTTGCCCGAGCGCAGCTTCAGCACCCTCGACGAACTGCTCGCGGCGGTGCGGCGCGCACTGCGCCGCCACCACCTACGCCTGCGCTACCCTGGACAACATCCGTGTCCGGGCGCTTAGGCG
Protein-coding regions in this window:
- a CDS encoding IS630 family transposase, whose translation is MAAHQDEPRAPAGQRGRRARPRAAAAAQKKARAGRIDLLYLDECGFSPTQPTGYSWALRGTRKLVRFENPVRRRVNALVAYRPLGLRPGLRYRVQPRTLTADDVVGLLRRLPSGTRPCVVVLDNVGIHVANRVRKAARALRHRGLTLFYLPAYSPELNDVEAVLEVLKGYELPERSFSTLDELLAAVRRALRRHHLRLRYPGQHPCPGA
- a CDS encoding helix-turn-helix domain-containing protein, which gives rise to MSTPSMDSLRVDRAERERLRSIGHSADVDAAERDRVQMVLLAAEGWSAPRIAQHLGCSDKTVRRALKGWRERGEAALFKRLPGPIPDEARRRAVEAALGALLKQGRTWSAGQLSRALEAHGIHLGPRQVRRYLVGFNASWRRTKMSLAHRQDKEAVARARAQLLRLKKRPAQGA